The DNA segment ttgtccGCATGATTAGCAGCTCATAGAGATCGTTCAAATAGCATATACAATAAGTgtaagttttaaaaatacaaccagaaagaatgaaaaaaaataccacAGCAACATTATATTGTTATAATCTCATCATAGGAGCGTGTAAAATGGTTCAGACTAACTACTGATACGAGGTCAAGACATTTTCGAATGAATGGAGAAACATGAGAATGGAGTGAATATTTAAGAAGAATGAAGAATGATTTAGGCTAAGGTTATGAAAAATATCTGTTTGATgtagaatagaatagaaaaatACATAGTGAATAGAATActtcatatttatcataaataacacttttttacaaatattttaaagtttagaTACTTATAGTGAGGCAGGTATATGATTAgtttaaccctttcgctgccaacggaaaattcaaaagatgccaAAGTGACGTCGATGACGTCGAAAGCCGTTAGAGAATCCTGACGGCAGCGGTTATGTTCATGCTAATTGATGTCTTAATTGAATTGTTTTGAATAGGGTATATAATGTCGGCTTTTTGTTAGTAAATTAAAgtcactgtgttcctgtatttttttcatttgtaagcGTCTCTTGAAAGAGAGCCGCTTTGAGATTTAGCATTTCGAGTCAATATAATATGATATGCTTATATTGCTTTTATCTTCGATTTGAAAATAGGTATATCTTATAGTTATCCACAAatagttgatatttatgaaaagtAAGTGTTTTCTATATTTGCCAGAGTACTTATTGCCATTTGCTGCGAAACGTTCCCCTCATTTTAGATTGATTCACCATTAGCTGATATGTATCAACCCGAGTACATTACATGCATTGATATTATCTCAAGATGCCAGGGTCCTTTTTTTGATGTCACACATGTCCGTCCATTTTTTTCCCGCTCAATTTCTTCTTAACGGCTTGATTGATTTTCATAAGACTAGCATCAATTGTTAATTCGACAAGATTTTCATGCAGAATGCGCAATTTAGGTCAAGGTTATACTTGGAGGTTCGAGGTCAAATATCATAACTTCATGCGCGCTTAATATTGTCTAAACTGGttggaagattttcattaaactaaCATCAGTTGATAACATCACTAAGACGACATCCACAGCGCACAATCCGGGTCATTAtgtccaaagtcaaggtcataccTGGGGGCTCAAATTTGAAATAGCTTAACTTCGTGTCCGCCCACCAATTTCAAAACCACAATAATGAACTTCATAGTTTACCTCAGCCGGATGACATACAGAGTACACAACCCAGGTCATTtggtccaaggtcaatgtcatacttaggggtcaaagatcaagcAGCCAATAACTGTATGCTAACCATTTGAAGGATTTCGTAACTCTAATATCAGTTGTCAGACAACATGCAGAGAGCAAAACAAATGCCACTAGTTCCAAAGTCTAACAGGCCACAGTCATGATCACAACATTCTACTTATCTGCATCAAAGTGGTGTCTAGAGGTTTTAATCGCCTTTATATGTAGCTTTAGACATCGTATGCGCAGCGCATGCATATGATTCTTTTTGTATCTCAATAACCTCACACCTAGGACAACCGTTTATTAAGCTTTCATATCTATATATCACGTATGCTGATCGTGAGGTCTCATAAATATGACAGGCATTTGCgtcatacaaaataaacaaaactgataaTGAATATTAAGTTTACGAGATATTTAAAACGCGATTCTGTATGTTGATATCCGTATATAAGGTGGCACACATAATTGATCATATGTACATTTTGGCGATATTCGAAGGTATGTGTTTAAAGTGTAAATCGGTTTCTGTTGAAGCAGTTTCTTCGTTTGGTATACTGACACGTGTCTGATTACAATGTTTCTCATCCTCGACCATATTTAAAGTGCATAATTCAAAGTAATGTTTTGTTCTACTGGTTGTCTCACATATCGTCCCGTTCTGCTCTAAAGGCTATACTACAAACTTCTAGTGACCAAACGAAAAACGCTCATATTTCTTAACGTTAAATTTAAGTTCTGTACGTTATTGAGCATTATCTTGATTTTCATGACAGCATTTGATATCATAACAATTAAGAACGCAATCTGGAGTATCTGACATTAACGGTATAATGTGAATTGAAAGTATTTACATCAACGTTTGCAGACATCCTTATTCAGAAATAATCAGCTTCGGAAACAAACATCTGTTTTACTTTCTTTCCTGTACGAGCACCTTAAATTCTTTGGTCGTGTACACAAGACCAGGTATTGGAGTTAGATCCAGATGTTCGCCTGGTGGTTTAATAAACTTGCATCTTTGCATGACGATGGAAAATGCAAGGTAAACATTCATTTTTGCGAGGAATTCCCCAACACAACGGCGTCTTCCGAGACCGAAAGCAAGAACGTGATTGCTTTTATTCGGATCAAGCGTATTGTCATCGAGTATAAACCGTTCCGGACGGAAATATTCCGGATCTCCCCAGAACTCTTTCTCGTGGTGTATCGAATACAAATTGAAAAGAACGACTGTGTCCTTATCAACATCAAGTCCCTCTATTTTTGCATTTGTCATCGAAAAATGCGGAAGCGAAAATGGTACCTGGGTAACAATTCGCATAACTTCAAGAATAACAGCATTCGTGTATACAAGGTTAGGCTTGTCCTTCAGCTCAACATTCCGACTTTTCCCAATGACGGTATTTATCTCTGCAAATACGCGCTCTTGAATCTGTGGGAATTTGGTCATGTAGAGTATCAACCATAACAATGTTTTACTCGTTGTTTCCGCCCTAAAATACACAAATATATACAAGTGATGTAATTCTTTCTATTCGACTTTGAAAGAAAAGATCAGAATTAATATAGCTATTCCACCTACCGCCAAAATTACAAACATGCAACCTCAGAGCAAGAATATTGTCAAACAGTcatctactgtaccgataaggggaagtaacgcTGTGCTGGAGTTTGACAAACATGTACATAAACATGTGAAATATAATACAAGAAATATTTCGATATTTCCCAATTACGAGAGTTGAGCGCAATACTGCCGTAAATCCAACTTTAATAGGACTTCGGCAGCATTACAACGAACCCTCAATATATTTCTTTGTGTAGCAAAGGCAACCTCACTAACAACAGGTTAGAGACCACcgattgttttcccatagacttacattgtaacattatggcgtgtacggccttccatacatcgaaacatgtatatctaattacaagtttttcaagaactgtcttagttctaccaaaatatcggacgaaaaacatatgaatagtgatactttatttaagtaattttcgcgtgaatgagatgaccccctgtttacatcattgacatggcgggagaaattcgtttgataaaactttttttcaatacacataaaatgtagcaaattttgtcaaaatgtataataaaatactgtaaatgcagtgaaaaaaaatatcaattttgaaaaaataatcacttcctgggtttgtttacatgactgaccaatcagaacgcacagacgttaccttattcccaggtatacacttacctcattcccagtaagttccctgtacttttttgaattggtggtctctgaccaacAATTACATGGCATATACATTTGAGATTAGTTTAACTGAATGTAGTCGCTTTAAGTTATGGAGTTTACCAAGGCGAACGTCAAATTTGACAAAATGAAGGGTTAACAAAGCGAATAATGGTAAATCCAGTACCAATTTCTTACTTGCCAGTGTCAATTAAATCATATACATACTAGATAATTTTCATGAAGCCTCTTTCGCAAAGAAAATTAGTTTAAACCTGAAACATGACAATTTTGACTTAGTCAGGATCAATGACAGGATCTATATTATCAGTGACGTTGTTAATTAAATGATTCTGTGTCCGAGGGTGATCACATTGGCTAAAAAAACGGAAGTCAATAAAACGCCAGAGGGCAAATAATGCCATTACGAAATCACTTTATTGATGGCCATTTTATTCACCAACTCGAAATTGGGCAGGAAAATTACTTAAATTCCGTTTTTTCATACTTGTATAGGCTTTgacatttttcatatttgtccTGATTTTCTCATATTGATTCAATTAAGTTTGATATTGACTCAGTCTTTTTCAAATGACACTCACAAACTCTCTAATACTAAGTCAAATAATGCACAGTCATAGGCCTTGAAGCATAGGGGTTTGTGGTTGCTGTTCTATGGTTTTGGTATTACTAGcacaatgttttatttaatgaGTGTGTGTGACATCTTTCGGCATATACAATCCCCGTATTTGTTGACGGTTAAATGACAACAAAAGAATGTCGGTCAAAAATTGAGCTAATGACTATTTTAACGGAAAGGCAAAAAACGACAAAGAAAGACAGAAAATTATAAACATCACAAACCCGGCTGCTTGTAGATCAGCCAACGTTAGATTCAACCTTGCCCTTGTCAACACATATCTGTCTTTATTTTCTTCATCCTCTGCATCACTTGCTATGATAGCATCCGCAACGTCTCTAATGTGGTCTGCAGAAAACTTTTCATAGTGCTCCTGTACTTGTTCCCACATGATATCATCTCCTTTGGCAATAAGTTTTCGAAGCGTATCGACTTTCCAG comes from the Mercenaria mercenaria strain notata chromosome 9, MADL_Memer_1, whole genome shotgun sequence genome and includes:
- the LOC123546828 gene encoding cytochrome P450 1A1-like is translated as MSVVTMVLWILSTAFITFLFIKWILQSKGKRYPKGPMGLPIVGHLPFFGRYPPSTFMKWWKSYGNVFSIRLGSWNTVVVNGYKTVKATAEHPNDAFSGRPNFLSSEVSAERIHEDAFAFGNFSPVYLKQRNLASKALRLFTSKRKDIIEELVTKEAVAFADSLIRKYSTSPGHIKLEVQILVVRIIYQFLYGRGKQVDVDRHVKIIYKELEEFNEFTGSALDVLPWLRYIMPWKVDTLRKLIAKGDDIMWEQVQEHYEKFSADHIRDVADAIIASDAEDEENKDRYVLTRARLNLTLADLQAAGAETTSKTLLWLILYMTKFPQIQERVFAEINTVIGKSRNVELKDKPNLVYTNAVILEVMRIVTQVPFSLPHFSMTNAKIEGLDVDKDTVVLFNLYSIHHEKEFWGDPEYFRPERFILDDNTLDPNKSNHVLAFGLGRRRCVGEFLAKMNVYLAFSIVMQRCKFIKPPGEHLDLTPIPGLVYTTKEFKVLVQERK